In a single window of the Arthrobacter zhangbolii genome:
- a CDS encoding bifunctional o-acetylhomoserine/o-acetylserine sulfhydrylase, with translation MSADWSFETRQIHVGQEPDAVTGARALPIYQTSSFVFPSAEAAANRFALADLEPIYTRIGNPTQEAVENRIASLEGGVGALLLASGQAAETFALLNVAQAGDHIVASPSLYGGTYNLLKHTLKKFGIETTFVQDPDDLEQWRTAVQPNTKAFFGEVVSNPRQDVLDLEGISAVAHQAGVPLIVDNTLATPYLIRPIEWGADIVVHSATKYLGGHGTSIAGVIVDSGNFDFAADPEKFPGFNTPDESYNGLVYARDLGVGSPLGANLAFILKARVQLLRDLGSAVSPFNAFLIAQGLETLSLRVERHVANAVEVANWLEAHDDVLSVAYAGLESSPWFERGRKYGPRGTGAIVSFEIAGGVEAGKRFVDGLELHSHVANVGDVRSLVIHPASTTHSQLGAEAQLAAGVSPGLVRLSVGIEHIDDILADLEAGFRAAKGA, from the coding sequence ATGAGTGCAGATTGGTCTTTTGAAACCCGTCAGATCCACGTAGGACAGGAGCCCGACGCCGTCACCGGCGCCCGCGCCCTGCCCATCTACCAGACATCGTCCTTCGTCTTTCCCAGCGCCGAGGCAGCCGCAAACCGGTTTGCCCTGGCCGATCTTGAACCCATCTACACCCGGATCGGAAACCCCACCCAGGAAGCGGTGGAGAACCGGATCGCGTCCCTGGAAGGCGGGGTCGGCGCACTGCTGCTGGCCTCGGGACAGGCCGCGGAAACCTTCGCCCTGCTGAACGTGGCCCAGGCCGGTGACCACATTGTGGCCAGCCCCAGCCTGTACGGCGGCACGTACAACCTGTTAAAGCACACGCTGAAGAAGTTCGGCATCGAGACCACCTTTGTGCAGGACCCGGATGACCTGGAGCAGTGGCGCACCGCGGTGCAGCCCAACACCAAGGCGTTCTTCGGCGAGGTGGTGTCCAACCCGCGCCAGGACGTACTGGACCTTGAAGGCATCAGCGCCGTGGCACACCAGGCCGGGGTGCCGCTGATCGTGGACAACACGCTCGCCACGCCGTACCTCATCCGCCCCATTGAATGGGGTGCGGACATTGTGGTGCACTCGGCCACCAAGTACCTCGGCGGGCACGGCACCTCCATTGCCGGCGTCATCGTGGATTCGGGGAACTTCGACTTCGCGGCGGACCCGGAGAAGTTCCCCGGCTTCAACACACCGGATGAGAGCTACAACGGGCTGGTCTACGCCCGGGACCTGGGGGTCGGGAGCCCGCTTGGCGCCAACCTGGCCTTCATCCTCAAGGCACGTGTGCAGCTGCTGCGCGATCTCGGCTCGGCGGTCTCACCGTTCAACGCGTTCCTTATTGCCCAGGGCCTGGAAACCCTCAGCCTGCGGGTGGAGCGGCACGTGGCCAACGCCGTCGAGGTTGCCAACTGGCTGGAGGCGCACGACGACGTCCTGTCCGTTGCGTACGCGGGCCTGGAGTCGAGCCCGTGGTTCGAACGCGGACGCAAGTACGGCCCGCGCGGAACGGGGGCCATTGTGTCCTTCGAGATTGCCGGGGGAGTGGAAGCAGGCAAGCGGTTCGTGGATGGTTTGGAACTGCACTCCCATGTGGCCAACGTGGGTGACGTGCGCTCGCTGGTCATCCATCCGGCCTCCACCACGCACAGCCAGCTGGGAGCCGAGGCGCAGCTCGCCGCCGGAGTCAGCCCCGGGCTCGTGCGGCTCTCCGTGGGCATCGAGCACATTGACGACATCCTCGCGGATCTCGAGGCCGGCTTCCGGGCCGCCAAGGGCGCGTAA
- the metX gene encoding homoserine O-acetyltransferase MetX, with translation MTIRHSAPQYPATAVDGVLRFASIGGLELETGGYLPDVVLGYETWGQLNADASNAVFVAHALTGSTHVARGHTDEPGWWDELVGPGRPVDTNRFYVVAANMIGGCYGSTGPSSLDPQGLPWGSRFPLVTIRDAVRAEARLADRLGIARWHAVLGGSLGGARALEWAATEPDRVQRCAVIAATPASTAEQIAFAQAQIAAIRLDPDFSGGDYYNGNPPLAGLGLARRIAHITYRSEPELEYRFGRSPQEDENPFGAVLPAERGRYAVESYLDHQAGKLAGRFDANTYLVLTEALMGHDVARGRGSLRQALARTTAEFFVAAVESDRLYFPQQSADLAAALPRGTQVHLIRAPIGHDGFLTNVREIAGPLQAAFFA, from the coding sequence GTGACTATTCGGCATTCTGCACCGCAGTACCCCGCCACCGCCGTGGACGGGGTGCTGCGGTTCGCCTCGATCGGCGGACTTGAACTGGAAACCGGCGGATACCTGCCCGACGTCGTCCTCGGGTATGAGACGTGGGGCCAGCTGAACGCGGACGCGAGCAACGCCGTGTTTGTGGCCCACGCCCTCACCGGAAGCACCCATGTGGCCCGCGGGCACACGGATGAGCCCGGCTGGTGGGATGAGCTGGTGGGGCCGGGCCGGCCCGTGGACACCAATCGGTTCTACGTGGTCGCGGCGAATATGATCGGCGGCTGCTACGGCTCCACCGGCCCGTCCTCGCTGGACCCGCAGGGCCTGCCGTGGGGCTCACGGTTCCCGCTGGTTACCATCCGTGACGCCGTGCGGGCCGAGGCACGGCTGGCGGACCGCCTTGGCATAGCCCGTTGGCATGCCGTGCTGGGCGGCTCCCTGGGCGGGGCGCGGGCGCTGGAATGGGCGGCCACGGAACCGGACCGGGTGCAGCGCTGTGCCGTGATCGCGGCAACCCCGGCCAGCACCGCCGAACAGATCGCCTTTGCGCAGGCGCAGATTGCCGCCATCCGGCTGGACCCGGACTTCAGCGGCGGCGATTACTACAACGGGAACCCGCCCCTGGCAGGCCTCGGCCTGGCCCGGCGGATCGCCCACATTACCTACCGGTCCGAACCGGAGCTCGAATACCGGTTCGGGCGCAGCCCGCAGGAGGACGAGAACCCCTTCGGCGCCGTTTTGCCCGCTGAACGGGGCCGATACGCCGTCGAAAGCTACCTCGACCACCAGGCCGGCAAGCTGGCCGGCCGTTTCGACGCCAATACCTACCTGGTCCTGACCGAAGCGCTGATGGGGCACGACGTCGCCCGCGGGCGCGGCTCGCTGCGCCAGGCCCTGGCGCGGACGACGGCGGAATTCTTTGTGGCTGCCGTGGAATCAGACCGCCTCTACTTTCCACAGCAATCGGCCGACCTCGCTGCGGCGCTGCCGCGCGGCACACAGGTGCATTTGATCCGCGCCCCGATAGGGCACGACGGTTTCCTCACCAACGTGCGGGAGATCGCCGGCCCGCTGCAGGCAGCCTTCTTCGCCTAG
- a CDS encoding SRPBCC family protein: MTDRIHLSGRARCSPQVLWHTLVDNRAAWWPDMDFAPHPGAPLQERWMEDGVEHISRGTVLAVAPEKLLSFRWTAPDWEAHTVVSFELIPADDDGGGSGGATDVAVTESGFSGLKSGPELSEAHREGWAFHLANLIEQAEK, from the coding sequence ATGACAGACCGCATCCACCTTTCCGGACGTGCCCGGTGCTCACCGCAGGTGCTCTGGCACACGCTCGTGGACAACCGCGCCGCCTGGTGGCCGGACATGGACTTCGCGCCCCACCCCGGCGCCCCGCTGCAGGAGCGCTGGATGGAGGACGGAGTGGAACACATTTCACGCGGAACGGTCCTGGCCGTAGCCCCGGAGAAACTGCTCTCCTTCCGGTGGACGGCCCCGGACTGGGAGGCACACACCGTGGTGAGTTTTGAACTGATCCCGGCCGACGACGACGGCGGCGGCAGCGGGGGCGCGACGGACGTCGCCGTCACCGAAAGCGGGTTCTCCGGGCTGAAATCCGGCCCGGAACTTTCCGAGGCGCACCGCGAAGGCTGGGCGTTTCACCTGGCCAACCTGATTGAGCAGGCGGAGAAGTGA
- a CDS encoding SGNH/GDSL hydrolase family protein: MQAESATPEVPPHPWSRFVALGDSFTEGIGDPNPDSPGGNRGWADRVAEELAAGHPDFAYANLAIRGRLLNQIIDEQLEPALSLKPDLITICAGGNDVIRPGGDPDKLAERMDGAIARLRGTGATVVLFTGPDLGSTPVIGSVRGRVAIYNENLRTVAARHDAVIADMWALRELSDAQMWAPDRLHFSPLGHHTIAAMVLDTLNVPHTLEPLENKPLPPKNWRTARSEDLVWAREFLFPWVVRRVRHKSSGDGISAKRPDAAPMFGAPMPLGSDTED, encoded by the coding sequence ATCCAGGCTGAATCTGCCACACCGGAGGTCCCGCCTCATCCTTGGAGCCGGTTCGTGGCACTCGGAGATTCCTTCACAGAGGGCATTGGGGATCCGAATCCTGACAGCCCCGGCGGGAACCGCGGCTGGGCGGACCGTGTAGCCGAGGAACTCGCGGCAGGACACCCGGACTTCGCTTACGCCAATCTCGCCATTCGCGGCCGGCTGCTGAACCAGATCATTGACGAACAGCTGGAACCTGCGCTGTCCCTGAAACCGGACCTCATCACCATCTGCGCCGGCGGCAACGACGTGATCAGGCCCGGAGGGGATCCGGACAAGCTCGCCGAACGCATGGACGGCGCCATCGCCAGGCTGCGCGGCACCGGGGCCACCGTGGTGCTGTTCACCGGCCCGGATTTGGGCAGCACGCCGGTTATCGGCAGCGTGCGTGGAAGGGTCGCCATCTACAACGAGAACCTGCGGACCGTGGCTGCACGGCATGATGCGGTAATCGCTGACATGTGGGCACTCCGAGAGCTGAGCGACGCGCAGATGTGGGCGCCGGACCGGCTGCACTTCTCACCGCTCGGACACCACACCATCGCCGCGATGGTCCTGGATACACTCAATGTCCCGCATACGCTCGAACCGCTGGAGAACAAGCCGCTGCCGCCCAAGAACTGGCGGACGGCCCGCTCCGAAGACCTGGTCTGGGCCCGGGAATTCCTGTTCCCGTGGGTGGTCCGCCGGGTACGGCATAAGTCTTCCGGTGACGGCATCTCCGCCAAGCGGCCGGACGCGGCGCCCATGTTCGGTGCCCCCATGCCCCTGGGCTCCGACACGGAAGACTAG
- a CDS encoding alpha/beta hydrolase — protein sequence MTEPNPVVLWSKPEAERAGTPLLVLFHGYLANEEDLMGLADYLPEDFTIASVRAPQAMGPGYTWFPLMSDADYSVESVVDSVTDVSAWLDGVSGAHSSVSLLGFSMGMAVATTLLRHRPQDFAAVVGLSGFVVPAEENPFFHDGELAQHKVPFFWGRDQADPVIDPQRIEYTHAWLNGHTALTKILYSNMGHGINMQELGHVKEFLAHTVLRGAQKA from the coding sequence ATGACTGAACCGAATCCCGTAGTCCTCTGGTCCAAGCCCGAAGCCGAACGCGCCGGCACGCCGCTCCTTGTGCTGTTCCACGGGTATCTGGCCAACGAAGAGGACCTTATGGGGCTGGCGGACTATCTGCCGGAGGACTTCACCATCGCATCGGTGCGGGCCCCGCAGGCCATGGGACCGGGATACACCTGGTTCCCGCTGATGAGCGACGCCGACTACAGCGTGGAATCCGTGGTGGACTCCGTGACTGATGTATCAGCCTGGCTCGACGGCGTCAGCGGCGCCCATTCCAGTGTGAGCCTGCTCGGATTTTCCATGGGCATGGCCGTAGCCACCACCCTGCTGCGGCACCGCCCGCAGGACTTCGCCGCCGTCGTCGGCCTCTCCGGTTTTGTGGTGCCCGCTGAGGAGAATCCGTTCTTCCATGACGGGGAGCTGGCGCAGCACAAGGTGCCGTTCTTCTGGGGCCGGGACCAGGCTGACCCGGTTATCGATCCGCAGCGGATCGAATACACGCATGCCTGGCTCAACGGGCACACGGCTCTGACCAAGATTCTTTACTCAAACATGGGCCACGGCATCAACATGCAGGAACTGGGCCATGTGAAGGAGTTCCTGGCGCACACGGTGCTGCGCGGCGCGCAGAAAGCCTGA
- a CDS encoding RNA-binding S4 domain-containing protein yields MSSTEAQDLPIRDDMIRLGQLLKLANLAEDGIHAKQLIEDGLVKVNGEIEERRGRQLHAGDEVSVNGETVRITREG; encoded by the coding sequence ATGAGTTCTACCGAGGCCCAAGACCTGCCCATCCGTGACGACATGATCCGCCTGGGCCAACTGCTCAAGCTCGCCAATCTGGCAGAGGACGGCATCCATGCCAAACAGCTCATCGAGGACGGGCTGGTGAAGGTAAACGGCGAGATCGAAGAGCGCCGCGGCCGCCAGCTGCACGCCGGCGACGAAGTTTCCGTGAACGGCGAGACGGTCCGGATTACCCGCGAAGGCTGA
- a CDS encoding DMT family transporter encodes MPNAVRMSPLIGLPLSLLAGVAIPSQARVNGALGERLGDGLGAALISFIVGLVVMVVISAALPRGRAGAGQLIPALRERRFPRYYVLAGMIGGYFVLSQTLTVAVLGVAVFTVATVAGQTLTGLVVDRLGIGPAGKKALTIMRVVGAVLTIAAVAWAVSPKLGAGTEPSEWLLPVLLPLTAGMLMSFQQAMNGTTGMHYGTPITATLVNFISGTVLLAVLWGIKVAVSGLGNPLPTEWWLYLGGPLGCVFIGVGALLVRSLGVLLTSLGLIGGQLIGSLLLDIVFPAPGSTVVAATVLGTLLTLLAIVVATLPWNMPGARPWRSRTPR; translated from the coding sequence GTGCCAAATGCTGTGCGGATGTCCCCGCTGATCGGTCTGCCCCTGTCCCTGCTTGCCGGCGTCGCCATTCCCTCCCAGGCCCGTGTCAACGGTGCCCTGGGCGAACGCCTGGGCGACGGCCTTGGCGCCGCGCTCATCAGCTTTATCGTCGGGCTTGTGGTGATGGTGGTGATCAGTGCGGCCCTCCCGCGCGGACGTGCCGGCGCAGGCCAGCTGATTCCCGCCCTGAGGGAACGGCGTTTCCCGCGTTATTACGTGCTGGCCGGAATGATCGGCGGGTACTTCGTCCTGTCGCAGACCCTCACCGTGGCGGTTCTCGGCGTGGCTGTGTTTACAGTGGCCACCGTCGCAGGACAGACGCTGACCGGACTCGTGGTGGACCGGCTCGGGATCGGGCCGGCGGGGAAGAAGGCGCTGACCATCATGCGCGTGGTGGGCGCAGTGCTGACCATCGCCGCCGTGGCGTGGGCAGTCAGTCCGAAACTGGGCGCCGGGACAGAGCCCTCTGAATGGCTGCTGCCGGTGCTGCTGCCCCTGACCGCCGGCATGCTGATGAGTTTCCAGCAGGCCATGAACGGCACCACCGGAATGCATTACGGCACGCCGATCACGGCGACCCTGGTGAACTTCATCTCCGGCACCGTCCTGCTGGCAGTGCTCTGGGGCATCAAAGTAGCGGTCTCCGGGCTGGGAAACCCGCTGCCCACAGAATGGTGGCTCTACCTGGGCGGACCGCTGGGCTGCGTTTTCATCGGCGTGGGCGCCCTGCTGGTGCGCAGCCTGGGCGTCCTGCTGACCAGCCTGGGCCTGATCGGCGGACAGCTGATCGGCTCCCTGCTGCTGGACATCGTGTTCCCGGCACCCGGGTCCACCGTGGTCGCAGCCACCGTGCTCGGAACGCTGCTCACGCTGCTGGCCATCGTGGTGGCAACCCTGCCATGGAATATGCCCGGCGCACGCCCGTGGCGCTCCAGAACACCGCGCTAA
- a CDS encoding glycine--tRNA ligase, translated as MASTKSKLDPIISLAKRRGFVFQSGEIYGGSRSAWDYGPLGVELKENIKKQWWQHMVRGRDDVVGLDSAVILPRQVWEASGHVEVFSDPLVECLSCHKRYRADHLEEAYEEKKGHAPENGLADIACANCGTKGQWTEPQEFSGLLKTFLGPVANEEGMHYLRPETAQGIFVNFNNVLTTSRKKPPFGIGQIGKSFRNEITPGNFIFRTREFEQMEMEFFVEPGTDEEWHKYWIENRFNWYVNLGIDPENLRLFEHPLEKLSHYSKGTTDVEYRFGFQGSEWGELEGIANRTDFDLGTHSKHSGTDLSYFNQATNERFTPYVIEPAAGLTRSFMAFLVDSYTEDEAPNAKGGVDKRTVLKLDPRLAPVKAAVLPLSRNEDLSPKAKDLAAQLRRNWNIDFDDAGAIGRRYRRQDEIGTPFCITVDFDTLEDQAVTVRERDTMAQERVSLDKVEGYLAERLIGA; from the coding sequence ATGGCTTCGACCAAATCCAAGCTGGATCCCATCATCTCCCTGGCCAAGCGCAGGGGGTTTGTCTTCCAGTCGGGTGAGATTTACGGCGGGTCGCGGTCCGCATGGGATTACGGCCCCCTGGGTGTCGAGCTCAAGGAAAACATCAAGAAGCAGTGGTGGCAGCACATGGTCCGCGGCCGCGACGACGTCGTCGGCCTGGACTCCGCCGTGATCCTGCCGCGCCAGGTCTGGGAGGCCTCCGGACACGTGGAGGTCTTCTCCGATCCGCTGGTGGAGTGCCTGAGCTGCCACAAGCGTTACCGTGCAGACCACCTCGAGGAGGCATACGAGGAAAAGAAGGGCCACGCCCCGGAGAACGGCCTGGCCGACATTGCCTGCGCCAACTGCGGCACCAAGGGCCAGTGGACCGAGCCGCAGGAATTCTCCGGCCTGCTCAAGACCTTCCTTGGTCCGGTGGCCAATGAAGAAGGCATGCACTACCTGCGCCCGGAGACGGCACAGGGCATCTTCGTGAACTTCAACAACGTGCTGACCACCTCGCGCAAGAAGCCGCCGTTCGGCATCGGCCAGATCGGAAAGAGCTTCCGCAACGAAATCACCCCGGGCAACTTCATCTTCCGCACCCGTGAGTTCGAGCAGATGGAAATGGAATTCTTCGTCGAGCCGGGCACGGACGAGGAATGGCACAAGTACTGGATCGAAAACCGGTTTAACTGGTACGTGAACCTGGGCATCGACCCGGAGAACCTGCGCCTGTTCGAACACCCGCTGGAAAAGCTCAGCCACTACTCCAAGGGCACCACCGACGTCGAATACCGCTTCGGTTTCCAGGGCAGCGAGTGGGGCGAGCTCGAAGGCATCGCCAACCGCACCGACTTTGACCTCGGCACGCACTCCAAGCACTCCGGCACGGACCTGAGCTACTTCAACCAGGCCACCAACGAGCGCTTCACCCCGTACGTGATTGAACCCGCGGCCGGCCTGACCCGCTCCTTCATGGCGTTCCTGGTGGATTCCTACACCGAGGATGAGGCCCCCAACGCCAAGGGCGGCGTGGACAAGCGCACCGTGCTGAAGCTGGACCCGCGCCTGGCCCCGGTCAAGGCCGCCGTACTGCCGCTGAGCCGCAACGAGGACCTCTCGCCCAAGGCCAAGGACCTCGCCGCGCAGCTGCGCCGGAACTGGAACATCGACTTCGACGACGCCGGTGCCATTGGCCGCCGCTACCGCCGCCAGGACGAGATCGGCACCCCGTTCTGCATCACCGTGGACTTTGACACCCTCGAGGATCAGGCCGTCACCGTGCGCGAACGCGACACGATGGCCCAGGAGCGGGTGAGCCTGGACAAGGTTGAGGGCTACCTCGCGGAAAGGCTGATCGGCGCGTAA
- a CDS encoding GNAT family N-acetyltransferase encodes MALTFREWREDDDLKLNQLWGDPEGVQAGQFRAVLRPSSDEPWSRCIVAEDDGIPVAAGVVYETSLHPDRLWAYVEVARENRRTGLGTTLLDMLRKEAEAAPSGVRKLRAKVEPGTPAAAFAEAAGLSPIQRSAVIVVEPGKLKLPVFNDDGPQLDEAATGSVELTQAVTAFYNAVHGWDRAEMSLGKAQQMLLNEATGAAGAIVLRDKPKKDGGKIAAFAVSYTQERTDEPADVLVGYDTELDDAEAQAAVESLIAMLAYQYPVQLEVDESMTAVVRALEPLIRAGVARQAGSETLILSD; translated from the coding sequence ATGGCTTTGACGTTCCGCGAATGGCGCGAAGACGACGACCTCAAGCTGAACCAGCTCTGGGGCGATCCGGAAGGGGTGCAGGCCGGGCAGTTCCGTGCCGTCCTGCGGCCCTCCTCGGATGAGCCGTGGAGCCGCTGCATTGTGGCCGAGGATGACGGAATTCCGGTAGCGGCCGGGGTGGTCTACGAGACCAGCCTGCACCCGGACCGGCTCTGGGCCTACGTGGAGGTGGCCCGGGAAAACCGGCGCACCGGACTGGGCACCACCCTGCTGGATATGTTGCGCAAGGAAGCCGAAGCCGCGCCGTCGGGCGTCCGGAAGCTGCGGGCCAAGGTGGAGCCGGGAACCCCGGCCGCCGCCTTCGCCGAGGCCGCCGGGCTTTCCCCGATCCAGCGGTCCGCCGTGATTGTGGTGGAGCCGGGCAAGCTCAAGCTGCCCGTCTTCAACGACGACGGTCCCCAGCTGGACGAGGCAGCCACCGGATCGGTGGAACTCACGCAGGCGGTTACCGCGTTCTACAACGCGGTCCACGGCTGGGACCGCGCCGAAATGAGCCTGGGCAAGGCCCAGCAAATGCTGCTCAACGAGGCAACCGGCGCGGCCGGAGCCATTGTCCTGCGGGATAAGCCGAAGAAGGACGGCGGAAAGATCGCAGCCTTCGCGGTGAGCTACACGCAGGAACGCACCGACGAGCCGGCCGATGTGCTGGTGGGCTATGACACGGAGCTGGACGACGCCGAGGCGCAGGCCGCGGTCGAGTCACTGATCGCGATGCTGGCCTACCAGTACCCGGTCCAGCTGGAAGTGGATGAATCCATGACCGCCGTGGTCCGCGCGCTGGAACCACTGATCAGGGCGGGTGTTGCCCGGCAGGCGGGCAGCGAGACGCTGATCCTCAGCGACTAG
- a CDS encoding TetR/AcrR family transcriptional regulator produces MPRESGTKRAILDAALELAAANGISGTTMDDVAERAGVAKGSLYYNFSAKDKLFETLLLEGVGALTQCLRTARSGLEGWTAIESMVRALLELLSENRALAKLMAAEILRTDRTWQHSLHLLRQEALAEFVEPIRQTGGWNAVDAGGPDRLTLIAGSVFGATLMGALDWLVFDPERPVEDVASSVLYALSGRLNT; encoded by the coding sequence ATGCCACGCGAATCCGGTACCAAGCGGGCCATTCTGGACGCCGCGCTGGAACTTGCTGCAGCCAACGGCATTTCCGGCACCACCATGGATGACGTTGCCGAACGCGCCGGGGTGGCCAAGGGCAGCCTCTACTACAACTTTTCCGCGAAGGACAAGCTCTTCGAAACCCTCCTGCTCGAAGGCGTGGGCGCACTGACGCAGTGCCTGCGCACGGCACGCAGCGGTCTGGAAGGGTGGACTGCCATTGAGTCCATGGTGCGGGCGCTGCTGGAGCTGCTTTCCGAGAACCGGGCGCTGGCCAAGCTGATGGCCGCGGAAATCCTGCGGACCGACCGCACCTGGCAGCACTCCCTGCATCTGCTCCGGCAGGAGGCGCTGGCCGAATTTGTTGAACCAATCCGGCAGACCGGCGGCTGGAATGCGGTGGACGCCGGTGGGCCGGACCGCCTGACCCTGATTGCCGGCAGTGTTTTCGGGGCAACCTTGATGGGGGCCCTGGACTGGCTGGTCTTTGATCCGGAGAGGCCCGTCGAGGACGTGGCCTCGTCCGTGCTTTATGCACTGTCCGGGCGGCTGAATACCTGA
- a CDS encoding short-chain fatty acid transporter, translating into MTTAAPSTAAPAEKGLARVAQVMARWTEKWFPDAYVFALGGVVIVALAALLNGSSPQAVVDSFGNGFWDLTAFTLQMAMVVLTGYTVATSPPVARLIARLALVPQTAATAVSFVAFLSMSVSFLNWGLSLVFGGLLARAIARRQDMRVDYRALGAAAFMGLGAVWALGLSSSAAQLQATTASIPPALLQVTGVLDFGKTIFTWQSLLTCAILIVLTTLIAHFSAPRGLAIRTAQDLDVDLNDAPEPAAKRERPGEWLEYSRILPALLGLLTVGWLISQFVSKPFLSVISSLNGYLLVFLMLGLVLHGTPRKFLQAVTKAVPATAGILVQFPLYAAMAAILTKAEGANGMTISSHLAEFFTSIGSGGGFAVIIAIYTAILGIFVPSGGGKWLVEAPYVMQSATDVQMNLGWTVQIYNVAEALPNLINPFFMLPLLAVLKLRARDLVGFTFLQFTIHLPIVLLLVWLLGMTFTFEPPVIPAEAPAP; encoded by the coding sequence ATGACCACCGCTGCCCCAAGTACCGCTGCCCCTGCCGAGAAAGGCCTGGCCCGTGTTGCCCAGGTCATGGCGCGCTGGACGGAAAAATGGTTTCCGGATGCCTACGTCTTTGCCTTGGGCGGTGTGGTTATTGTCGCCCTCGCGGCACTGCTCAACGGCTCCTCACCGCAGGCGGTGGTTGATTCCTTCGGCAACGGCTTCTGGGACCTGACCGCATTCACGCTGCAGATGGCCATGGTGGTGCTGACGGGTTACACAGTGGCCACGTCCCCGCCGGTGGCCCGGCTGATCGCCCGGCTTGCCCTGGTTCCGCAAACCGCCGCCACAGCGGTGAGCTTTGTGGCGTTCCTGTCCATGTCCGTTTCGTTCCTGAACTGGGGACTCAGCCTTGTCTTCGGCGGCCTGCTGGCCCGGGCCATTGCCCGCAGGCAGGATATGCGGGTGGATTACCGGGCACTGGGCGCTGCGGCGTTTATGGGGCTTGGCGCCGTGTGGGCACTGGGGCTCTCCTCCTCCGCAGCTCAACTGCAGGCGACGACGGCCTCAATCCCGCCGGCATTGCTGCAGGTCACCGGCGTGCTGGACTTCGGCAAGACCATCTTCACCTGGCAGTCCCTGCTGACCTGCGCCATCCTGATTGTCCTCACCACCCTAATCGCCCACTTCTCCGCCCCGCGCGGGCTGGCCATCCGCACGGCGCAGGACCTGGATGTGGACCTCAACGACGCCCCGGAGCCTGCAGCCAAGCGGGAGCGTCCGGGCGAATGGCTGGAATACAGCCGCATCCTGCCCGCGCTGCTGGGCCTGCTGACCGTCGGCTGGCTGATCTCACAATTCGTCAGCAAACCGTTCCTGAGTGTCATCTCGAGCCTGAACGGATACCTTTTGGTTTTCCTGATGCTGGGCTTGGTGCTGCACGGTACTCCGCGCAAGTTCCTGCAGGCCGTCACCAAGGCTGTTCCCGCCACAGCCGGGATCCTGGTGCAGTTCCCGCTGTACGCCGCGATGGCCGCCATCCTCACCAAGGCTGAGGGAGCCAACGGGATGACCATCTCCTCGCACCTGGCCGAGTTCTTCACCAGCATTGGTTCCGGCGGCGGCTTTGCCGTGATCATCGCCATTTACACCGCAATTCTGGGCATTTTTGTCCCTTCCGGCGGCGGAAAATGGCTGGTGGAGGCACCCTACGTCATGCAGTCCGCCACCGACGTGCAAATGAATCTTGGCTGGACTGTACAGATCTACAACGTTGCCGAGGCACTGCCAAACCTGATCAACCCGTTCTTTATGCTCCCCCTGCTCGCCGTGTTGAAGCTCCGGGCGAGGGACCTGGTGGGATTCACCTTCCTGCAGTTCACCATCCATCTGCCCATAGTGCTGCTGCTGGTCTGGCTCCTGGGCATGACTTTCACCTTCGAACCGCCCGTCATCCCGGCGGAAGCACCCGCCCCCTGA